From a region of the Acidobacteriota bacterium genome:
- the brxF gene encoding BREX-3 system P-loop-containing protein BrxF, producing the protein MAEALSQKVLARIDGAKAQYHRLILVAAPSGSGKTEALRQVAARTGARIVNLNLELSRRMLDLTERERALRLPDLLNEVVGTDEPLALLDNVELLFDPALRQDPLRLLQGVSRNRTIVAAWNGTLEKGYLTYAAPEHPEHRRYSRDDRGDVMVVCPDVASP; encoded by the coding sequence ATGGCAGAAGCTCTGTCCCAGAAGGTACTCGCCCGGATTGATGGCGCCAAGGCGCAATATCACCGTCTGATTCTCGTCGCGGCTCCCAGCGGGTCCGGCAAGACCGAGGCGTTGCGGCAGGTTGCGGCAAGGACAGGGGCCCGGATCGTCAACCTCAACCTGGAGCTGTCGCGCCGGATGCTCGACTTGACCGAGCGCGAGCGGGCGTTGCGGTTGCCGGATCTACTCAACGAGGTTGTGGGCACTGACGAGCCGCTGGCGCTGCTCGACAACGTCGAGCTCTTGTTCGACCCGGCGCTCAGGCAGGATCCGCTACGGCTGTTGCAGGGTGTGTCACGAAACCGTACCATCGTCGCGGCCTGGAACGGGACGCTGGAGAAGGGCTACCTGACCTACGCGGCGCCGGAACACCCGGAACACAGGCGGTACTCCCGGGATGACCGGGGCGACGTGATGGTCGTTTGCCCGGACGTCGCGAGCCCATGA
- a CDS encoding 6-carboxytetrahydropterin synthase encodes MYSVTKRIDFCYGHRLLNYDGVCKHPHGHNAVAEVEVRTESLDDRQMVCDFSDIKRSIKGWIDRELDHKMILHRDDPLIGPLRELGEPVFVAEENPTVEHIARLIFEKTREHGFPVVRVTVWETPTSFATYQADGGEG; translated from the coding sequence ATGTACTCGGTCACCAAACGCATCGACTTCTGCTACGGCCACCGCCTCCTGAACTACGACGGCGTCTGCAAGCATCCCCACGGGCACAACGCGGTGGCCGAGGTGGAGGTGCGGACCGAGTCGCTCGACGACCGCCAGATGGTCTGCGACTTCAGCGACATCAAGCGCAGCATCAAGGGCTGGATCGACCGCGAGCTCGACCACAAGATGATCCTCCACCGCGACGACCCGCTCATCGGACCGCTGCGGGAGCTTGGCGAGCCGGTGTTCGTCGCCGAGGAGAACCCCACCGTCGAGCACATCGCCCGCCTCATATTCGAGAAGACCCGCGAGCACGGCTTCCCGGTCGTGAGGGTGACGGTCTGGGAGACCCCGACGTCGTTCGCCACCTACCAGGCGGACGGCGGGGAGGGATAG
- a CDS encoding 7-cyano-7-deazaguanine synthase, translated as MLADAVVVQEAVAVAEVDAFGDRVHGAPNRSTRSRSGRLVGCPPMADDLRKAEGHGAASTGAHAPGPAAADAAISRTAVLFSAGLDSAVLLASELQAAAAAAGGAAHVQPVYVRSGLAWETEECRLAERLIAAPPFAGRVAPLATLDCPVTDTYRPSHWALAGTPPAYATADEEVYLVGRNVLLLAKVATWCAVNRIGRIVLGPLAGNPFPDATPAFFAAMRQALSLGLDHDLEIVAPFRNLSKAAVIARGRALGVPFEMTLSCMNPVDGRHCGRCSKCRERLEAFEAAGAEDPASYVFRPADVATGV; from the coding sequence ATGCTTGCAGACGCCGTCGTAGTTCAGGAGGCGGTGGCCGTAGCAGAAGTCGATGCGTTTGGTGACCGAGTACATGGAGCGCCGAATCGTAGCACACGCTCGCGTTCAGGCCGGCTGGTAGGATGTCCGCCCATGGCGGATGACCTTCGGAAGGCGGAAGGACACGGCGCGGCGTCGACCGGCGCGCACGCTCCGGGGCCGGCAGCCGCGGACGCGGCGATCTCCCGCACCGCGGTGCTCTTCTCCGCCGGCCTCGACAGCGCCGTGCTGCTGGCGAGCGAGCTGCAGGCGGCGGCCGCGGCGGCCGGCGGCGCCGCGCACGTGCAGCCGGTCTACGTACGCAGCGGCCTCGCGTGGGAGACGGAGGAATGCCGGCTGGCGGAACGTCTGATTGCGGCGCCGCCGTTCGCCGGGCGCGTCGCCCCGCTCGCGACCCTGGATTGTCCAGTGACCGATACCTACCGGCCGAGCCACTGGGCCCTGGCGGGCACGCCGCCGGCCTACGCAACGGCGGACGAGGAGGTCTATCTGGTCGGCCGCAACGTGCTGCTGCTGGCCAAGGTCGCCACCTGGTGCGCCGTCAACCGCATCGGCCGCATCGTCCTCGGCCCGCTCGCCGGGAACCCGTTTCCCGATGCGACGCCCGCATTCTTCGCGGCGATGCGGCAGGCGCTCTCGCTAGGCCTGGACCACGATCTGGAGATCGTCGCGCCGTTCCGGAACCTCTCGAAGGCCGCGGTGATCGCCCGCGGGCGCGCACTCGGGGTGCCGTTCGAGATGACGCTCTCGTGCATGAACCCGGTGGACGGCCGCCACTGCGGGCGCTGCAGCAAGTGCCGTGAGCGGCTGGAGGCGTTCGAGGCGGCGGGCGCCGAGGACCCGGCGTCCTACGTGTTCAGGCCGGCCGACGTGGCGACCGGGGTCTGA
- a CDS encoding DUF4097 domain-containing protein yields the protein MRATSWTVAAGIAAGALALGGCVIDVEGYEAVEAEEHVFAVVGVPDVDLSTFDGRIEVRGWDRSEVRVVVEKRAANRERLEEIEIEIEQSGDRVRVAARRRDADGLRVTLSLGSNWRGARLIASVPYESNLQARTDDGRITVTDVSGTIEVSTDDGRIRGAGLHGSVRARTDDGSVRLQEIDGDVAVHSEDGSIHVSGVLAGLEASTEDGRIVIGAAPGSVMSGDWDLQTEDGRVSVDLPDDFSALLDLATGDGRIRVDDRFGGNAGRGAEALRRVIGGGGFALRIRTDDGSIRVGRS from the coding sequence ATGCGGGCCACGTCATGGACGGTCGCGGCCGGGATCGCCGCCGGCGCGCTGGCGCTCGGGGGCTGCGTCATCGACGTCGAGGGCTACGAGGCGGTGGAGGCGGAGGAGCACGTCTTCGCTGTCGTCGGCGTGCCGGACGTGGACCTGTCGACCTTCGACGGGCGGATCGAGGTCCGGGGCTGGGACCGTTCCGAGGTGCGCGTCGTCGTCGAGAAGCGGGCGGCGAACCGCGAGCGGCTCGAGGAGATCGAGATCGAGATCGAGCAGAGCGGCGATCGGGTGCGCGTCGCGGCGCGGCGGCGCGATGCGGACGGATTGCGCGTCACCCTGTCGCTGGGAAGCAACTGGCGGGGGGCGCGGCTCATCGCCTCGGTGCCGTACGAGAGCAACCTCCAGGCGCGGACCGACGACGGCCGGATCACGGTCACCGACGTGTCGGGGACCATCGAGGTCTCCACGGACGACGGCCGCATTCGGGGGGCGGGGTTGCACGGCTCCGTGCGGGCGCGAACGGACGACGGGTCGGTGCGGCTCCAGGAGATCGACGGGGACGTTGCGGTGCATTCGGAGGACGGGTCGATCCACGTGTCGGGCGTGCTGGCCGGCCTCGAGGCCTCGACCGAGGACGGCCGGATCGTAATCGGCGCGGCGCCGGGAAGCGTCATGAGCGGCGATTGGGACCTGCAAACCGAGGACGGGCGGGTGTCCGTCGACCTGCCGGATGACTTCAGCGCCCTGCTCGACCTGGCGACCGGCGACGGCCGCATCCGTGTCGACGACCGCTTCGGAGGGAACGCCGGGCGCGGCGCCGAGGCGCTGCGGCGGGTGATCGGCGGCGGCGGTTTCGCGCTGCGGATCCGGACCGACGACGGGTCGATCCGGGTCGGGAGGTCGTGA
- a CDS encoding deoxyhypusine synthase yields the protein MLPSDLVPHRSPGTTDTPAARHLGGKPIRYYRPRGAADVRTLIDDGFQAFNAGRLSEACHVFTDRMLDPAHDTTIGLTLAGALTPAGLGGCVIELIDRGLVDFVISTGANLYHDLHYALNFTLHRGSPFLDDVELYEDGVIRIYDVLFPATVLLETDAYIREFLVRCGLDGPTSSAELHYRLGRDLLDRRAECEDYSVVAKAAAAGVPVYTSSPGDSSIGMNVAWHRLMEKSGLVVDPSRDVNEVCAIILAAEKNGCVILGGGSPKNFYLQGQPTLWEVYGIPKGGNDYFIQITTDQVVWGGLSGATPAEAVSWGKVNPGVLPDTVVVYADSTIAFPLFCEYAVGSERGRRERKGLLHRREALAEALERQAREARAGGAGSSGESAP from the coding sequence GTGCTACCATCCGACCTCGTGCCCCATCGCTCTCCCGGAACCACCGACACCCCTGCCGCCCGGCACCTCGGCGGCAAGCCGATTCGCTACTACCGCCCGCGCGGCGCCGCCGACGTCCGCACGCTGATCGACGACGGGTTCCAGGCCTTCAACGCCGGACGCCTCTCCGAGGCGTGCCACGTCTTCACCGACCGCATGCTGGATCCGGCGCACGACACCACCATCGGCCTGACGCTGGCCGGCGCGCTGACCCCGGCCGGACTCGGCGGCTGCGTCATCGAGCTGATCGACCGCGGTCTCGTCGACTTCGTGATCAGCACCGGGGCGAACCTGTACCACGATCTGCACTACGCCCTGAACTTCACGCTGCACCGCGGGTCGCCGTTCCTCGACGACGTCGAGCTGTACGAGGACGGCGTCATCCGCATCTACGACGTGCTGTTTCCCGCCACCGTGCTGCTCGAGACCGACGCGTACATCCGCGAGTTTCTCGTCCGCTGCGGTCTCGACGGTCCCACCTCGAGCGCCGAGCTGCACTACCGGCTCGGACGGGACCTGCTCGACCGGCGCGCCGAGTGCGAGGACTACTCGGTGGTCGCCAAGGCGGCGGCGGCAGGCGTGCCGGTCTACACGTCGTCGCCGGGAGACAGCTCCATCGGCATGAACGTCGCCTGGCACCGGCTCATGGAGAAGAGCGGGCTGGTCGTCGATCCGAGCCGGGATGTCAACGAGGTGTGCGCCATCATTCTGGCCGCCGAGAAGAACGGCTGCGTGATCCTGGGGGGCGGCTCGCCGAAGAACTTCTACCTGCAGGGCCAGCCGACGCTGTGGGAGGTGTACGGCATCCCGAAGGGCGGCAACGACTACTTCATCCAGATCACCACCGACCAGGTGGTCTGGGGCGGGCTGTCGGGGGCCACCCCGGCCGAGGCGGTGAGCTGGGGCAAGGTGAATCCGGGCGTGCTGCCGGACACCGTCGTCGTCTACGCCGACTCGACCATCGCGTTCCCGCTGTTCTGCGAGTATGCCGTCGGCTCCGAGCGGGGCCGCCGCGAGCGCAAGGGGCTGCTGCACCGGCGCGAGGCGCTGGCCGAGGCGCTCGAGCGGCAGGCGCGGGAAGCACGTGCGGGCGGCGCCGGCTCCTCCGGGGAGTCTGCGCCGTAG
- a CDS encoding enoyl-ACP reductase has protein sequence MGDLAGKNGLIVGVANKRSLAWAIARAADEAGARLTLSYATERFESNARKLADTLAAPPQLVACDVTDDAAIAELYRQVDETHGGLDFLVHAVAFASREAISAPFLETSRADFAQSLDISAYSLVALARGAAPLMERRGGGSVVTLTYLGSERVFPHYNVMGVAKAALEATVRYLANDLGPRNIRVNAVSAGPIKTLAASGIPEFSRILQHYRESAPLGRTVDADEVAAAARFLLGPGARGVTGEVLMVDGGYHATGM, from the coding sequence ATGGGTGATCTCGCCGGCAAGAACGGCCTGATCGTCGGCGTCGCCAACAAGCGGTCGCTGGCCTGGGCCATCGCCCGGGCCGCGGACGAGGCCGGCGCCCGGCTCACCCTCAGCTACGCCACGGAGCGGTTCGAGTCGAACGCCCGCAAGCTGGCCGACACGCTGGCCGCGCCGCCGCAGCTCGTGGCGTGCGATGTCACGGACGATGCCGCCATCGCGGAGCTGTACCGGCAGGTCGACGAGACCCACGGCGGGCTCGACTTCCTGGTGCACGCGGTGGCGTTTGCCTCGCGGGAGGCAATTTCGGCCCCGTTCCTCGAGACCAGCCGCGCGGATTTCGCACAGTCCCTCGACATCAGCGCCTACTCGCTCGTGGCGCTGGCCCGCGGGGCGGCGCCGCTGATGGAGCGCCGCGGCGGCGGCAGCGTCGTGACGCTCACGTATCTGGGCAGCGAGCGCGTGTTTCCGCACTACAACGTCATGGGCGTCGCCAAAGCGGCCCTCGAGGCGACCGTGCGCTACCTCGCGAACGATCTCGGACCGCGAAACATTCGCGTCAACGCCGTTTCCGCCGGACCCATCAAGACACTCGCCGCTTCGGGAATTCCCGAGTTCAGCCGCATCCTCCAGCACTACCGGGAGAGCGCGCCGCTCGGTCGGACGGTCGACGCCGACGAGGTGGCAGCCGCCGCCCGATTCCTGCTCGGCCCGGGCGCGCGCGGCGTCACCGGCGAGGTGCTGATGGTCGACGGCGGGTACCACGCGACGGGCATGTAG
- the argH gene encoding argininosuccinate lyase: MSDEPHLWSGRFDSAPDEEVFRFQASFGFDRRLFDDDVTGSLAWAEALAAAGVLSAADAAAIREALVEIRQRGRDDPAFVAGPDEDVHAFVERQLVDRLGDVGRRLHTGRSRNEQVSLDLRLYLRRRLPVLQRAVVALVAALADRAAAAGPAIMPAYTHLRRAQPILAAHFLLAHAAAFQRDHARLEAARGEADAMPLGSGAVAGTSYAVDTAALARRLGFSRVAANSIDAAADRDFVASTLHACALTMVHVSRLAEDLIIFSGEEFGYFELHDRVATGSSLMPQKKNPDPLELVRGKSGRVIGHLAGWLTTMKGLPSGYNKDLQEDKEAVFDAEDQVLGSLRAATAVVESLEACPERSAAAAGGMLLATDVADYLVDRGVPFRRAHEIVGGIVRDLLAQGREFESLAAEEWRGYDARFGADTGARITSRASVGRRRTPQSTRPEAVERALAAVRAWAGAQRDG, encoded by the coding sequence ATGAGCGACGAGCCGCATCTCTGGTCCGGGCGGTTCGACAGTGCCCCCGACGAGGAGGTCTTCCGCTTCCAGGCCTCGTTCGGGTTCGACCGGCGCCTGTTCGACGACGACGTGACGGGGAGCCTGGCGTGGGCCGAGGCGCTGGCCGCCGCCGGCGTGCTCTCGGCCGCCGATGCCGCCGCCATTCGCGAGGCGCTGGTCGAAATCCGGCAGCGCGGCCGGGACGACCCCGCGTTCGTCGCGGGTCCCGACGAGGACGTGCACGCATTCGTGGAGCGGCAGCTCGTCGACCGCCTCGGCGACGTGGGACGCCGGCTCCATACGGGCCGTTCGCGCAACGAGCAGGTCTCGCTGGACCTGCGCCTCTACTTGCGCCGCAGGCTGCCGGTGTTGCAGCGCGCGGTGGTCGCACTGGTCGCCGCGCTGGCGGATCGCGCCGCGGCGGCAGGGCCGGCGATCATGCCGGCGTACACGCACCTGCGGCGCGCCCAGCCGATCCTGGCGGCCCATTTCCTGCTCGCCCACGCCGCGGCGTTCCAGCGCGACCACGCGCGGCTGGAAGCGGCGCGCGGGGAGGCGGACGCGATGCCCCTCGGATCCGGCGCGGTGGCGGGCACGAGCTACGCGGTCGACACCGCCGCGCTCGCCCGGCGGCTCGGGTTCTCCCGCGTGGCGGCCAACAGCATCGACGCGGCGGCGGACCGCGACTTCGTGGCGTCCACGCTGCATGCCTGCGCGCTGACCATGGTGCATGTCAGCCGGCTGGCCGAGGACCTGATCATCTTCAGCGGCGAGGAGTTCGGCTACTTCGAGCTGCACGATCGGGTGGCGACGGGAAGCAGTCTGATGCCGCAGAAGAAGAACCCCGATCCGCTGGAGCTGGTGCGGGGCAAGAGCGGCCGGGTCATCGGACACCTGGCCGGCTGGCTGACCACGATGAAGGGGCTGCCGAGCGGCTACAACAAGGACCTGCAGGAGGACAAGGAGGCGGTCTTCGACGCCGAGGATCAGGTGCTCGGGTCGTTGCGGGCCGCGACCGCGGTGGTGGAGAGCCTGGAGGCGTGTCCCGAGCGCTCCGCGGCCGCGGCCGGCGGCATGCTGCTGGCGACCGACGTCGCCGACTACCTCGTCGATCGGGGCGTGCCGTTCCGCCGCGCGCACGAGATCGTGGGCGGCATCGTGCGCGACCTGCTGGCGCAGGGACGCGAGTTCGAATCGCTGGCGGCGGAGGAATGGCGGGGTTACGACGCCCGTTTCGGCGCCGACACCGGGGCCCGGATCACGAGCCGCGCGTCCGTCGGCCGGCGGCGAACACCACAGTCGACGCGACCCGAGGCGGTCGAGCGGGCGCTGGCCGCGGTACGCGCGTGGGCCGGTGCGCAGCGGGACGGGTAG
- a CDS encoding argininosuccinate synthase: MERIVLAYSGGLDTSVAVKWLADRYDAEIVAATIDLGQGKELDDVRERALAVGAVRAHVVDAREEFAQEYILPALQAGAIYEGKYPLATALGRPLIAKKLVEIAALEDAGMIAHGCTGKGNDQVRMDVSARALNPDLKVVAPARVWGMTRPEEIAYAREHGIPVPASVDSPYSTDSNLWGKSIECGVLEDPWQEPPEDIYTLTKSPAGAPDAPAYVEVEFERGVPTRVNGVTMPLTELINSLETIAGAHGVGRIDMVENRLVGIKSREIYEAPAATVLHVAHRELEALVVPRDLERLKAGLSRTYADLVYDGLWFSPTRDAIDAFVANVQQHVTGTVRLKLSKGDCRVVGRRSPASLYDTALATYDEGDKFDHEAAEGFIEIWGLPVANAASKRRRAAGAGAPAPAGPSAT; encoded by the coding sequence ATGGAACGGATCGTGTTGGCGTACTCGGGCGGGTTGGACACGTCGGTAGCGGTCAAGTGGCTCGCCGACCGGTACGACGCGGAGATCGTGGCGGCCACCATCGATCTCGGCCAGGGAAAGGAGCTCGACGACGTGCGCGAGCGCGCCCTCGCGGTCGGAGCGGTGCGCGCACACGTGGTCGACGCCCGTGAAGAGTTCGCGCAGGAGTACATCCTGCCGGCACTCCAGGCCGGGGCCATCTACGAGGGCAAGTACCCCCTCGCGACCGCGCTCGGGCGCCCGCTGATCGCCAAGAAGCTGGTCGAGATCGCGGCGCTGGAAGATGCCGGCATGATCGCGCACGGCTGCACCGGCAAGGGCAACGACCAGGTGCGCATGGACGTGTCGGCGCGGGCCCTGAATCCGGATCTGAAGGTGGTCGCCCCGGCCCGCGTCTGGGGCATGACCCGGCCCGAGGAGATCGCCTACGCGCGCGAGCACGGCATTCCGGTGCCGGCCTCGGTCGACAGTCCCTACAGCACGGACTCGAACCTCTGGGGCAAGTCGATCGAATGCGGCGTGCTGGAGGACCCCTGGCAGGAGCCGCCGGAGGACATCTACACGCTGACGAAGTCGCCGGCCGGCGCTCCCGACGCGCCGGCCTACGTGGAGGTCGAGTTCGAGCGCGGCGTACCGACCCGGGTCAACGGCGTGACGATGCCGCTGACGGAGCTGATCAACTCGCTCGAGACGATCGCCGGCGCGCACGGCGTCGGGCGCATCGACATGGTCGAGAACCGCCTGGTCGGGATCAAGTCGCGGGAGATCTACGAGGCGCCCGCCGCGACCGTGCTGCACGTCGCCCACCGCGAGCTCGAGGCGCTGGTCGTTCCGCGCGATCTCGAGCGGCTGAAGGCCGGCCTGTCCCGCACCTACGCCGATCTCGTCTACGACGGGCTGTGGTTCTCGCCGACGCGCGACGCCATCGACGCCTTCGTCGCCAACGTGCAGCAGCACGTCACCGGCACCGTGCGCCTGAAGCTCTCGAAGGGCGACTGCCGCGTCGTGGGGCGCCGGTCGCCCGCCTCGTTGTACGACACGGCCCTGGCCACCTACGACGAGGGCGACAAGTTCGACCACGAGGCGGCGGAGGGTTTCATCGAGATCTGGGGCCTGCCGGTCGCCAACGCGGCGAGCAAGCGGCGGCGGGCGGCCGGAGCCGGGGCGCCCGCGCCGGCGGGACCTTCCGCGACATGA
- a CDS encoding arginine repressor, whose protein sequence is MKRYRQSAILDLVSREAICSQDALGRKLRARGFHATQATISRDIKELQLVKRASDGAYERPGASEGGRGLADAALRRAILEYLRRVDLVQQLLVLRTGPGQAQPLALAIDRAELSEVVGTVAGDDTILVITRHARAGREVTRLFEGWAMEDRAHPRQAL, encoded by the coding sequence ATGAAACGCTACCGGCAGTCGGCCATCCTCGATCTCGTGTCCCGCGAGGCCATCTGCAGTCAGGACGCGTTGGGGCGAAAGCTGCGCGCGCGGGGGTTTCACGCGACGCAGGCGACCATCTCGCGCGACATCAAGGAGCTGCAGCTCGTCAAGCGGGCAAGTGACGGCGCATACGAGCGGCCCGGCGCTTCCGAGGGAGGGCGCGGACTGGCCGACGCCGCGTTGCGCCGCGCGATCCTGGAGTACCTGCGCCGCGTCGATCTCGTACAGCAGTTGCTCGTGCTGCGGACCGGTCCGGGGCAGGCGCAGCCGCTGGCGCTCGCCATAGACAGGGCCGAGCTGTCGGAGGTGGTCGGGACCGTGGCCGGCGACGACACCATCCTGGTGATCACCCGGCATGCGCGGGCCGGCCGCGAGGTGACGCGGCTGTTCGAGGGATGGGCCATGGAGGACCGGGCGCATCCGCGGCAGGCCTTGTAG
- the argC gene encoding N-acetyl-gamma-glutamyl-phosphate reductase, translating to MSNIRIGIAGATGYGGQELLRLAARHTAVDVTVAMSSGSSETAQDLPALAGIWNGRIEPFSMDGLADRADVVFLGLPDTVSAELAPALLARGRRVFDLSGAFRLRDDGERRRWYPATPALGRPAVYGLTEWSRELLPGAGLVACPGCYPTGALLALKPLVDAGLIAADADVCIDAKSGVSGAGKKPSPRTHFSEVHGSVAAYGIFAHRHGAEIQQELARPVTFVPHLVPLDRGILETIYTRLRPGVTADAIGDAYSRAYEGSPFVRLTGDRPPEIKHVAHTNFCDVGWQVDDGRLVLVCCLDNLVKGAAGQALQSFNVACGLDEREGLR from the coding sequence ATGTCCAACATCCGAATCGGAATCGCCGGCGCGACCGGTTACGGCGGCCAGGAGTTGCTGCGCCTCGCGGCGCGCCACACCGCGGTCGACGTCACCGTCGCGATGAGCTCGGGCAGCAGCGAGACCGCGCAGGATCTGCCCGCGCTCGCGGGAATCTGGAACGGCCGCATCGAGCCGTTCTCGATGGACGGTCTGGCCGACCGGGCCGACGTCGTCTTCCTCGGCCTGCCCGACACGGTCAGCGCCGAGCTTGCCCCGGCCCTGCTCGCCCGCGGGCGGCGGGTCTTCGACCTGTCCGGCGCGTTTCGGCTGCGCGACGACGGCGAGCGACGACGCTGGTATCCGGCGACGCCCGCGCTCGGCCGGCCCGCCGTCTACGGCCTGACGGAATGGAGCCGCGAGCTGCTGCCCGGGGCCGGGCTCGTCGCCTGTCCGGGGTGCTACCCGACCGGCGCGCTCCTGGCCCTGAAGCCGCTCGTCGACGCCGGACTGATCGCCGCGGACGCGGACGTCTGCATCGACGCCAAGTCCGGGGTATCGGGAGCCGGCAAGAAGCCGAGCCCGCGGACGCACTTCTCCGAGGTGCACGGCAGCGTGGCGGCATACGGCATCTTCGCCCACCGGCACGGCGCCGAGATTCAACAGGAGCTGGCGCGCCCGGTGACGTTCGTTCCGCACCTGGTGCCGCTCGACCGCGGGATCCTGGAGACGATCTACACGCGCCTGCGCCCCGGCGTGACGGCCGATGCGATCGGCGACGCGTATTCGCGCGCCTACGAGGGCTCGCCGTTCGTGCGGTTGACCGGCGACCGGCCGCCCGAGATCAAGCACGTGGCGCACACGAACTTCTGCGACGTCGGCTGGCAGGTGGACGACGGGCGGCTGGTGCTGGTGTGCTGCCTGGACAACCTCGTGAAGGGCGCCGCCGGGCAGGCGCTGCAGAGCTTCAACGTCGCGTGCGGGCTGGACGAGCGCGAGGGATTGAGATGA
- the argB gene encoding acetylglutamate kinase — MTPRRRPPTVVKLGGELLEETARRRRLAGALADVAEREPLVVVHGGGREVDAEMARLGIPKRAVDGLRITDGPTLDVVAGVLAGRVNTRLVAALGVAGASAVGLTGADGGLARVRRERRYRAADGAQVDLGFVGKPVGSEPPALLLDLLGAGHVPVVASLGSGPGGQIFNINADTLAGFLAARLGARRLIIAGGTAGVLDADGRTIPAVDDRAIDALIGGGQASAGMVAKLLACRAALKGGAGAVAIVDGRQARRGMFDNAAGLPFAPGRASAAGRPFATGRASAAGLPFAAGTTVIAGTRRRPQASRTAARGEGR, encoded by the coding sequence ATGACGCCGCGGCGACGGCCGCCGACGGTCGTCAAGCTCGGCGGCGAGCTGCTGGAGGAGACGGCCCGGCGCCGACGGCTCGCGGGCGCGCTGGCCGATGTGGCCGAGCGGGAGCCGCTGGTTGTCGTTCATGGCGGCGGGCGGGAGGTGGACGCCGAGATGGCGCGCCTCGGCATCCCGAAGCGGGCCGTCGACGGACTGCGCATCACCGACGGCCCCACCCTGGACGTGGTGGCCGGCGTCCTGGCCGGGCGCGTCAACACGCGGCTGGTGGCGGCGCTCGGCGTCGCCGGGGCCAGCGCGGTGGGCCTGACCGGCGCCGACGGCGGCCTGGCGCGCGTGCGGCGGGAACGGCGGTACCGGGCGGCGGACGGGGCGCAAGTGGATCTCGGATTCGTGGGAAAGCCGGTGGGATCCGAACCGCCCGCGTTGCTGCTCGATCTTCTGGGGGCCGGCCACGTGCCGGTCGTCGCCAGCCTCGGCAGCGGCCCCGGGGGACAGATCTTCAATATCAACGCCGATACACTGGCCGGGTTCCTGGCGGCCCGGCTCGGGGCGCGGCGGCTGATCATCGCGGGCGGAACGGCAGGCGTGCTGGACGCGGACGGCCGGACGATCCCCGCGGTGGACGACCGGGCGATCGACGCCCTGATCGGCGGCGGGCAGGCCAGCGCCGGCATGGTGGCCAAGCTGCTCGCCTGCCGGGCCGCGCTCAAGGGGGGCGCCGGCGCGGTCGCCATCGTCGATGGACGTCAGGCGCGCCGGGGGATGTTCGATAACGCGGCAGGACTGCCGTTCGCGCCCGGACGGGCGTCCGCGGCCGGACGGCCGTTCGCGACCGGACGGGCGTCCGCGGCCGGACTGCCGTTCGCGGCAGGAACGACCGTGATCGCGGGAACGAGACGGCGGCCGCAAGCGTCGCGGACCGCGGCGCGCGGGGAAGGACGATGA